The Kluyveromyces lactis strain NRRL Y-1140 chromosome D complete sequence genome has a window encoding:
- the COX14 gene encoding Cox14p (similar to uniprot|P39103 Saccharomyces cerevisiae YML129C COX14 Mitochondrial membrane protein, required for assembly of cytochrome c oxidase), with product MAKYAWYTRITDAAHRLTVLTLLGGTLYMGGGLVYTLYQNGKKYEEEQLLLQEQQQQKQDTSVN from the coding sequence ATGGCTAAGTACGCATGGTATACTAGGATCACAGATGCTGCGCATCGTTTGACTGTTTTAACACTACTTGGTGGTACTTTATACATGGGTGGAGGGTTAGTTTACACTTTGTATCAGAACGGTAAGAAATATGAGGAAGAACAACTTCTCTTAcaagaacaacaacaacagaaacaagACACCTCTGTTAATTAG
- a CDS encoding uncharacterized protein (conserved hypothetical protein), whose translation MGNDGGSIIKGVRIRVVDDASKNAAKAKKLEYYWNDLWSNCRLLGTPLMPPLFSDCKGNLFNKESILEWLLVKPEYKSEEYTQVVIDAFSHIKLRKDLVELTNLQELGNGTLGVSLSGTGTTTTDLVLGNRRKFGYIDTCGHVNTLSALDNGTGCYVCGTSYTRLNIVVLNPTEQDDVQRLVERQSWLQNQNLLHSRKPRKRKSDGKPLLSSRKKQKLTTTTTKDIK comes from the exons ATGGGA AACGATGGAGGATCCATAATTAAAGGCGTTAGAATCAGAGTAGTCGATGACGCCTCCAAAAATGCGGCCAAAGCTAAGAAATTAGAGTACTATTGGAATGACTTGTGGTCCAATTGTCGTCTCTTGGGGACACCACTAATGCCACCTTTGTTTAGTGACTGTAAGGGCAACCTTTTCAATAAGGAGTCAATATTGGAATGGCTCTTGGTGAAGCCCGAGTATAAGTCTGAAGAATACACCCAAGTGGTCATAGATGCCTTTTCACATATTAAGCTGCGAAAGGATTTAGTGGAGTTAACGAATTTGCAAGAACTTGGCAATGGCACTCTTGGTGTCAGTTTATCCGGTACTGGTACAACAACAACTGATCTTGTATTGGGGAACCGTAGGAAATTTGGCTACATTGATACATGCGGACATGTGAACACCTTAAGCGCATTAGATAACGGAACCGGTTGTTATGTTTGTGGTACCAGCTACACGCGATTGAACATTGTTGTATTAAATCCTACAGAACAAGATGATGTACAGAGGCTAGTGGAAAGACAAAGCTGGCTCCAAAATCAGAACCTTTTACATAGTAGAAAGCCAAGAAAACGTAAATCAGACGGTAAACCCCTTCTTAGTTCTCgcaagaaacaaaaactgaCAACCACGACGACaaaagatatcaaatga